From a single Fusobacterium pseudoperiodonticum genomic region:
- a CDS encoding peptidase U32 family protein, whose amino-acid sequence MKIVAPAGNMERFYSAISATADEIYLGLKGFGARRNAENFTVEELKKAIDYAHLRGSRIFLTLNTIMTNREIELLYPTLKELYNYGLDAIIVQDLGYAEYLHKNFPSIEIHGSTQMTVANHYEINYLKELGFKRIVLPRELSFEEIKEIRENTDMELEIFVSGSLCISFSGNCYMSSFIGGRSGNRGMCAQPCRKEYKTSCGEKSYFLSPKDQLYGFDEIKKLQEIGVESIKVEGRMKDVSYVYETVSYFRSLINGIDKEENTHKLFNRGYSKGYFYNNDKAIMNRDYSYNMGEKIGEVLGKNIRLDEDIVSGDGVTFVSKDYKNLGGTYIGKINVANVKEDRKIAYKNEKLILNFPEGTKYIFRNYNKRLNDEISKKLKNTDKKLEVNFDFTAKLNEKLNLKIYLEDENGNRILNLEEISETLTQKAQKRAISEEDIKEKLSEIGDSEFTVKNIEVDIDEDIFIPLSELKNLKRTAVEKFREEILSYFRRDLDSELKANNQEYFKLEIEKDEPKDVEIRVIVSNDEQRSFLEKVKDEYNISEIYDRTYDIAKQSKLSQHNLDNKLASNLYELLENKNSSVMLNWNMNIVNSYTISVLERIKNLESFIVSPEINFAKIRELGKTRLKKALLVYSKLKGMTIDVDIAENKDEVITNKENDRFNIIRNEYGTEIFLDKPLNIINIEEDIKKLNVDIIVLEFTTETIDEIKKVLKQLKTRKGEYREYNYKRGVY is encoded by the coding sequence ATGAAAATTGTAGCACCTGCAGGTAATATGGAGAGGTTCTATTCTGCTATTAGTGCAACAGCTGACGAAATATACCTGGGTTTAAAAGGTTTTGGAGCAAGAAGAAATGCTGAAAACTTTACAGTTGAAGAATTAAAAAAAGCAATAGATTATGCACATTTAAGAGGAAGTAGAATATTCTTAACTCTTAATACTATAATGACTAATAGGGAGATAGAGCTTCTATATCCAACTTTAAAAGAGCTATATAATTATGGTTTAGATGCAATAATAGTTCAAGATTTAGGTTATGCAGAATACTTGCATAAAAATTTCCCTAGTATAGAAATTCATGGTAGTACACAGATGACTGTTGCCAACCATTATGAAATCAATTATTTAAAGGAATTAGGTTTCAAAAGAATAGTTTTACCTAGAGAATTAAGCTTTGAAGAGATAAAAGAAATCAGAGAAAACACAGATATGGAACTTGAAATCTTTGTTTCAGGTTCACTATGTATATCATTTTCAGGTAATTGCTATATGAGTAGCTTCATAGGTGGAAGAAGTGGTAATCGTGGAATGTGTGCCCAACCTTGTAGAAAAGAATACAAGACTTCTTGTGGAGAGAAATCATATTTTTTAAGTCCTAAAGACCAGTTATATGGTTTTGATGAGATAAAAAAATTACAAGAAATTGGAGTAGAAAGCATAAAAGTTGAAGGAAGAATGAAAGATGTTTCCTATGTCTATGAGACAGTTTCTTATTTTAGAAGTCTAATAAATGGAATAGATAAGGAAGAAAACACTCATAAATTATTCAATAGAGGTTATTCAAAGGGATATTTCTACAACAATGATAAAGCCATAATGAATAGAGATTATTCGTATAATATGGGTGAAAAAATAGGAGAAGTCCTAGGAAAGAATATAAGGCTAGATGAAGATATAGTTTCAGGAGATGGAGTAACCTTTGTCTCTAAGGATTATAAAAATCTTGGTGGAACATATATAGGAAAGATAAATGTAGCCAATGTAAAAGAAGATAGAAAAATAGCATATAAAAATGAAAAGTTAATTCTAAATTTCCCAGAAGGAACAAAGTATATTTTTAGAAATTATAATAAAAGATTAAATGATGAAATTTCGAAAAAATTAAAAAATACAGATAAAAAGTTAGAAGTAAATTTTGATTTTACTGCTAAATTAAATGAGAAATTAAATTTAAAAATTTATTTGGAAGATGAAAATGGAAACAGAATTTTAAATTTAGAAGAAATCTCTGAAACTTTAACTCAAAAGGCACAAAAAAGAGCTATAAGTGAAGAGGATATAAAGGAAAAGTTATCTGAAATAGGTGACAGTGAATTTACTGTTAAAAATATTGAGGTTGATATAGATGAGGATATTTTTATTCCTCTATCAGAATTAAAAAATTTAAAAAGAACAGCTGTTGAAAAGTTTCGAGAGGAAATACTTTCATATTTTAGAAGAGATTTAGACAGTGAATTAAAAGCAAATAATCAAGAATATTTTAAATTAGAGATAGAAAAAGATGAGCCTAAAGATGTAGAAATAAGGGTTATTGTCTCTAATGATGAACAAAGAAGCTTTTTAGAAAAAGTAAAAGATGAATATAATATAAGTGAAATATATGATAGAACTTATGATATAGCAAAACAATCTAAGTTAAGTCAACATAATTTAGACAATAAATTGGCTTCTAATCTCTATGAGTTATTAGAAAATAAAAATTCATCGGTTATGTTGAATTGGAATATGAATATAGTAAATTCTTATACTATTTCAGTTTTGGAGAGAATAAAGAACTTAGAAAGTTTTATAGTTTCACCTGAAATAAACTTTGCTAAAATAAGAGAACTAGGAAAGACAAGATTAAAAAAGGCTTTGCTAGTTTATTCAAAGTTAAAAGGAATGACTATAGATGTAGACATAGCCGAGAATAAAGATGAAGTTATTACCAATAAAGAAAATGACAGATTTAATATTATCAGAAATGAATATGGTACAGAAATATTTTTAGATAAGCCACTTAATATCATCAATATAGAAGAAGATATTAAAAAACTAAATGTGGATATAATAGTTTTAGAATTTACCACTGAAACTATTGATGAAATAAAAAAAGTTTTGAAACAATTAAAGACAAGAAAAGGTGAATACAGAGAATATAACTATAAAAGGGGGGTGTATTGA
- the coaE gene encoding dephospho-CoA kinase (Dephospho-CoA kinase (CoaE) performs the final step in coenzyme A biosynthesis.) gives MIIGLTGGIASGKSTVSKYLAEKGFKVYDADKIAKDISEKISVQKEIILNFGDKILTEDGKVDRKKLKEIVFADKDKLKKLNAIIHPKVINFYRELKEKNIDETIIFDVPLLFESGIDKFCDKILVVISDYDVQLNRIIERDNIDRELASKIIKSQISNEERIKKADIVIENNTSLEELYEKIERFCEKI, from the coding sequence ATGATAATAGGTTTAACTGGTGGAATAGCTAGTGGTAAAAGTACTGTATCAAAATATTTAGCCGAAAAAGGTTTTAAAGTTTATGATGCAGATAAAATTGCAAAAGATATTTCAGAAAAAATTTCAGTTCAAAAAGAAATAATTTTAAATTTTGGAGATAAAATTTTAACTGAAGATGGAAAAGTTGATAGAAAAAAATTAAAAGAAATAGTTTTTGCTGATAAAGATAAATTAAAAAAATTAAATGCTATAATACATCCGAAAGTTATTAATTTCTATAGAGAATTAAAAGAAAAAAATATAGATGAGACGATAATTTTTGATGTGCCTTTATTATTTGAAAGTGGAATAGATAAATTTTGTGATAAAATATTAGTTGTTATCTCAGACTATGATGTTCAATTAAATAGAATAATTGAAAGAGATAATATAGACAGAGAACTTGCAAGTAAAATAATAAAATCTCAAATATCAAATGAAGAAAGAATAAAGAAAGCTGATATTGTTATAGAAAATAATACAAGTTTAGAAGAATTATATGAAAAAATAGAAAGGTTTTGTGAAAAAATATGA
- a CDS encoding TIGR00730 family Rossman fold protein — protein MKKKNVTVYCGASFGVDKSYQDITRKLGEWIGKNNYNLVYGGGRSGLMGLIADSVLENGGKVTGIITHFLSEREIAHDGITKLIKVDTMSERKKKMADLADIFIALPGGPGTLEEITEVVSWAVLALHPCPCIFFNFDNYYNHIRDFYDLMVEKGYMKKEAREKLCFTDSFEEMEKFIATYVPPKAREYHGE, from the coding sequence ATGAAAAAAAAGAATGTTACAGTATATTGTGGGGCATCATTTGGAGTTGATAAATCATATCAAGATATAACTAGAAAACTTGGAGAATGGATAGGTAAAAATAATTATAATCTTGTTTACGGTGGAGGTAGATCTGGTTTAATGGGACTGATTGCTGATTCAGTTCTTGAAAATGGTGGAAAAGTTACAGGAATAATAACTCATTTTCTATCAGAAAGAGAAATTGCTCATGATGGTATAACTAAACTTATAAAAGTTGATACTATGTCTGAAAGAAAAAAGAAAATGGCAGATTTAGCTGATATCTTTATAGCACTTCCTGGAGGTCCTGGAACTTTAGAAGAAATAACTGAAGTTGTTTCTTGGGCAGTTTTGGCTTTACATCCTTGTCCTTGTATATTTTTTAATTTTGATAATTACTACAATCATATCAGAGATTTTTATGATTTGATGGTTGAAAAAGGATATATGAAAAAAGAAGCTAGAGAAAAACTTTGCTTCACTGACTCTTTTGAAGAAATGGAAAAATTTATAGCTACTTATGTACCACCAAAAGCAAGAGAATACCACGGAGAATAA
- the dnaN gene encoding DNA polymerase III subunit beta, producing the protein MHIKVNRQNFLTAVRIVEKSIKDNKIKPILSCVYAKVKDNKVYFTGTNLDTTIKTSIDVNEVIREGEVAFSPSIIDEYLKEIKDEFVVLRVENGNILFIETEDSTTEYDVFTTEDYPNTFENINLNENNFKFEMPSQELVEIFEKVLFSADTPDNIAMNCIRIESNNKTLNFVSTNTYRLTYLKKDVEKEINDFAVSVPADTISSIVKIVKGLDNELIKIYKEDAHLYFKYKETTIITKLIELRFPNYADILSNITYDKKLSINNETFTNLLKRVLIFSRSNMESKYSSTYQFKHSDNGESKLIISALNDIARINEELNISFEGEDLKISLNSKYLLEFIQNIPKEKELVLEFMYANSAVKVYEKDNENYIYILMPLALRD; encoded by the coding sequence ATGCATATTAAAGTAAATAGACAGAATTTTTTAACAGCTGTTAGAATAGTTGAAAAATCAATAAAAGATAATAAGATTAAACCAATTCTTTCTTGTGTTTATGCAAAGGTTAAGGATAATAAAGTATATTTTACTGGAACAAATTTAGATACAACTATAAAGACTTCTATAGATGTAAATGAAGTTATAAGAGAAGGAGAAGTTGCTTTTAGTCCTTCTATCATAGATGAATATTTAAAAGAAATAAAAGATGAGTTTGTAGTTTTAAGAGTTGAAAATGGAAATATTCTATTTATTGAAACTGAAGATTCTACAACAGAATATGATGTGTTTACTACAGAAGATTATCCAAATACATTTGAGAATATAAACTTAAATGAAAATAACTTTAAATTTGAAATGCCTAGTCAAGAGCTAGTTGAAATCTTTGAGAAAGTTTTATTTTCAGCTGATACTCCAGATAATATAGCTATGAACTGTATTAGAATAGAAAGTAATAATAAGACTTTAAATTTTGTTTCAACTAATACTTATCGTTTAACTTATTTAAAGAAAGATGTAGAAAAAGAAATTAATGACTTTGCAGTAAGTGTTCCAGCTGATACTATTTCTTCTATTGTTAAAATTGTTAAAGGTTTAGATAATGAGCTTATAAAAATCTATAAGGAAGATGCTCATCTATATTTTAAATATAAGGAAACTACTATAATTACAAAATTAATTGAGTTAAGATTCCCTAATTATGCAGATATATTATCAAATATAACTTATGATAAAAAATTATCTATAAATAATGAAACATTTACTAATTTATTAAAAAGAGTTTTAATTTTCTCAAGAAGTAATATGGAATCTAAATATTCATCAACTTATCAATTTAAACATAGTGACAATGGAGAAAGTAAGTTAATAATATCAGCTTTAAATGATATTGCAAGGATAAATGAAGAGTTAAATATTAGCTTTGAAGGTGAAGATTTAAAAATTTCTTTAAATTCTAAATATTTATTAGAATTTATACAAAATATTCCTAAGGAGAAAGAATTAGTTTTAGAATTTATGTATGCTAATTCAGCAGTAAAAGTATATGAAAAAGATAATGAAAATTATATTTATATATTGATGCCATTGGCACTGAGAGACTAA
- the plsY gene encoding glycerol-3-phosphate 1-O-acyltransferase PlsY produces MTLFLLMVLAYFMGAIPSGVWLGKIFKNIDVRDYGSKNSGATNSYRVLGAKLGTTVLIMDVLKGFLPLYIASKFDLEYNDLVLIGLVAILAHTYSCFISFRGGKGVATSLGVFLFLIPVITLILLAIFIVIVYFTRYISLGSISAAFLLPIFTFFSDKGSYLFVLSLIIGIFVIYRHRSNISRLLSGTESKFKF; encoded by the coding sequence ATGACTTTATTTCTTTTAATGGTTTTGGCATATTTTATGGGAGCGATTCCAAGTGGAGTATGGTTAGGTAAAATTTTTAAAAATATAGATGTAAGAGATTATGGAAGTAAAAATAGTGGAGCTACAAATTCATACAGAGTTTTAGGAGCAAAGCTAGGAACAACAGTCTTAATAATGGATGTTCTTAAAGGTTTTCTTCCTTTATACATTGCAAGCAAGTTTGATTTAGAATATAATGATTTAGTTTTAATAGGTTTAGTTGCAATCTTAGCTCATACTTATTCTTGTTTTATATCTTTTAGAGGTGGAAAAGGAGTTGCAACAAGTTTAGGAGTATTTTTATTCTTAATACCAGTAATAACTTTAATATTGTTAGCTATATTTATAGTGATAGTATATTTTACAAGATATATATCATTGGGTTCTATATCAGCAGCCTTTTTATTACCTATTTTTACATTTTTTTCAGATAAAGGGTCGTATTTATTTGTACTATCTTTGATAATCGGAATCTTTGTAATATATAGACATAGATCAAATATCTCAAGACTACTTAGTGGAACTGAAAGTAAATTTAAATTTTAA
- the mscL gene encoding large-conductance mechanosensitive channel protein MscL: protein MKLVDEFKAFVMRGNVVDLAVGVIIGAAFGKIVTSLVNDIFMPIIGMIVGNVDFTTLEIKIGEPVEGVEQAAIKYGMFIQEIINFLIIALCIFMFIKLIAKIQKKKDEEPAPAPEPTKEEVLLTEIRDALKKMSDK, encoded by the coding sequence ATGAAATTAGTTGATGAATTTAAAGCATTTGTAATGCGTGGTAATGTGGTTGATTTAGCAGTAGGGGTTATCATTGGAGCAGCTTTTGGAAAAATAGTAACAAGCTTAGTTAATGATATCTTTATGCCAATTATAGGAATGATAGTAGGAAATGTAGATTTTACTACTTTAGAAATTAAAATAGGAGAACCAGTTGAAGGAGTTGAACAAGCAGCTATTAAATATGGAATGTTCATACAAGAAATTATAAATTTCCTTATAATTGCACTTTGTATTTTCATGTTTATAAAACTAATTGCTAAAATTCAAAAGAAAAAGGATGAAGAACCTGCTCCAGCACCTGAACCAACAAAAGAAGAAGTATTACTTACTGAAATAAGAGATGCTTTAAAGAAAATGTCAGACAAATAA
- the mnmA gene encoding tRNA 2-thiouridine(34) synthase MnmA, with amino-acid sequence MIDVKNVAKEFSKYIEFDSDKKGIKVGVAMSGGVDSSTVAYLLKQQGYDIFGVTMKTFKDEDSDAKKVCDDLGIEHYVLDVRDEFKEKVMDYFVNEYMNGRTPNPCMVCNRHIKFGKMLDFILSKGASFMATGHYTKLKNGLLSVGDDSNKDQVYFLSQIQKDRLSKIIFPVGDLEKPKLRELAKQIGVRVYSKKDSQEICFVDDGKLKEFLIENTKGKAEKPGNIVDKNGKILGKHKGFSFYTIGQRKGLGISSEEPLYVLAFDKDNNNIIVGENEDLFKDELTATRLNLFSVPTLESLDNLECFAKTRSRDILHKCVLKKNGDNFQVKFIDNKVRAITPGQGIVFYNNDGNVIAGGFIES; translated from the coding sequence ATGATAGACGTAAAAAATGTTGCTAAGGAATTCAGCAAGTATATTGAATTTGATAGCGACAAAAAAGGGATTAAAGTTGGCGTAGCCATGAGTGGAGGTGTGGATAGCTCTACAGTTGCTTACCTATTAAAACAACAAGGTTACGATATTTTTGGAGTAACTATGAAAACATTTAAAGATGAGGATTCAGATGCTAAAAAAGTATGTGATGACTTAGGGATAGAACACTATGTTTTAGATGTTAGAGATGAATTTAAAGAAAAGGTTATGGACTATTTTGTAAATGAATACATGAACGGAAGAACTCCTAACCCTTGTATGGTCTGCAATAGACATATAAAGTTTGGTAAAATGTTAGATTTTATCTTATCTAAGGGAGCTAGTTTTATGGCAACTGGGCATTATACTAAATTAAAAAATGGACTATTGAGTGTTGGAGATGACTCTAACAAGGATCAAGTTTATTTTCTATCTCAAATTCAAAAAGATAGATTAAGTAAGATTATTTTTCCAGTTGGAGATTTAGAAAAACCTAAATTAAGAGAACTTGCTAAACAAATTGGAGTAAGAGTATATTCTAAAAAAGATTCTCAAGAAATTTGCTTTGTAGATGATGGAAAATTAAAAGAATTTTTAATTGAAAATACTAAAGGAAAGGCTGAAAAGCCAGGAAATATTGTGGATAAAAATGGAAAGATTTTAGGGAAACATAAAGGATTTTCATTCTATACTATAGGACAAAGAAAAGGTTTAGGAATATCTAGTGAAGAACCATTATATGTTTTAGCCTTTGATAAAGATAATAACAATATCATAGTTGGAGAAAACGAAGATTTATTTAAAGATGAGCTTACAGCTACAAGATTAAATTTATTCTCAGTTCCAACTTTGGAAAGTTTAGATAATTTAGAATGTTTTGCAAAAACACGTTCAAGAGATATTTTACATAAATGTGTCTTAAAGAAAAATGGAGATAATTTCCAAGTGAAATTTATAGACAATAAAGTTAGAGCTATTACACCAGGACAAGGAATTGTTTTTTACAACAATGATGGCAATGTAATAGCAGGTGGTTTTATTGAAAGTTAG
- a CDS encoding LysE family translocator translates to MDTTIFKGMIMGFILSLPFGPVGIYCMELTIIEGRWKGYITALGMVTIDMVYSTVALLFLSGVKEYIVKYENYLSLIIGLFLLVISLRKLLTKVELKDINVDFKSMLQNYLTGAGFAIVNISSILVIATVFTVLKVLDDGNTSPPTIYMEAILGVGLGGTSLWFLTTYVMSHFRKLFGKEKLIKIIKIANVTIFILALAIIFYTIKKITS, encoded by the coding sequence TTGGATACTACAATTTTTAAAGGGATGATAATGGGATTTATTTTATCTTTACCCTTTGGTCCTGTTGGGATTTACTGTATGGAACTCACCATTATTGAGGGAAGATGGAAGGGGTATATTACAGCATTGGGTATGGTAACTATTGATATGGTTTATTCAACAGTTGCCTTGTTATTTCTCTCAGGGGTTAAAGAATATATAGTAAAATATGAAAACTATTTGTCTTTAATCATAGGATTATTTTTATTAGTTATTTCATTAAGAAAACTTCTTACTAAGGTAGAATTAAAAGATATAAATGTAGATTTTAAAAGTATGTTACAAAATTATTTAACAGGAGCAGGATTTGCAATAGTAAATATTTCAAGTATTTTAGTCATTGCAACTGTATTTACTGTTTTAAAAGTTTTAGATGATGGAAACACTTCACCACCGACAATCTATATGGAAGCAATATTAGGAGTTGGACTTGGTGGAACAAGTTTATGGTTTCTTACAACATATGTAATGTCACATTTTAGAAAACTTTTTGGTAAAGAAAAACTAATTAAAATAATCAAAATAGCAAATGTAACTATATTTATTTTAGCATTAGCTATAATATTTTATACAATTAAAAAGATAACAAGTTAG
- a CDS encoding Dps family protein codes for MKNKENLNRYLSNLGILITKTHNLHWNVVGARFMAIHEYTDSLYNYYFEKFDDVAEIFKMKGEYPLAKVADYLKHATVKELDVKDFTIPEVVASIKEDMELMLADARKIREVANEEDDFLVANMMEDHIEYFVKQLWFIQAMSK; via the coding sequence ATGAAAAACAAAGAAAATTTAAACAGATATTTATCAAACTTAGGGATCTTAATAACTAAGACTCATAATTTACACTGGAATGTAGTTGGTGCAAGATTTATGGCTATACATGAATATACAGATTCATTATATAACTATTACTTTGAAAAATTTGATGATGTTGCAGAAATATTTAAAATGAAAGGTGAATATCCTTTAGCAAAAGTTGCTGACTATTTAAAACATGCAACTGTTAAAGAATTAGATGTTAAAGACTTTACTATCCCAGAAGTAGTTGCTAGCATAAAAGAAGATATGGAATTAATGTTAGCAGATGCTAGAAAAATAAGAGAAGTTGCTAATGAAGAAGATGATTTCTTAGTAGCTAATATGATGGAAGATCATATTGAATACTTCGTAAAACAATTATGGTTTATTCAAGCAATGTCTAAATAA
- the rsmG gene encoding 16S rRNA (guanine(527)-N(7))-methyltransferase RsmG: MKEYFKEGLEKIKVSYDENKIEKALKYLEILLDYNSHTNLTAIREEKAIIEKHFLDSLLLQNLLKEEDKTLIDIGTGAGFPGMMLAIFNEDKNFTLLDSVRKKTDFLELVKSELALNNVEIINGRAEEIIKDRREKYDVGLCRGVSNLSVILEYEIPFLKVNGRFLPQKMIGTDEIENSSNALKILNSKIIKEYNFKLPFSNEDRLIIEILKTKSTDKKYPRKTGIPLKKPL, encoded by the coding sequence TTGAAAGAATATTTTAAAGAAGGTTTAGAAAAAATAAAAGTTTCATATGATGAAAATAAAATAGAAAAAGCATTAAAATATTTAGAAATTTTATTAGATTATAATAGCCATACAAACCTGACAGCGATAAGAGAAGAAAAAGCTATAATAGAAAAACATTTTTTAGATTCTTTGTTACTTCAAAATCTGTTAAAAGAAGAGGATAAGACTTTAATAGATATAGGAACAGGTGCAGGTTTCCCAGGAATGATGTTAGCTATATTTAATGAAGATAAAAATTTTACTCTGCTTGATTCTGTCAGAAAGAAAACAGATTTTTTAGAGCTTGTAAAAAGTGAATTGGCCTTAAATAATGTTGAAATTATAAATGGTAGAGCTGAAGAAATTATAAAAGATAGAAGAGAAAAATATGATGTGGGACTTTGCAGAGGAGTTTCTAACTTATCTGTTATTTTAGAATATGAAATACCTTTTTTAAAAGTCAATGGAAGATTTTTACCACAAAAAATGATTGGAACAGATGAAATTGAAAATTCATCTAATGCTTTAAAGATTCTAAATTCTAAAATAATTAAAGAATACAATTTTAAGTTACCATTTTCAAATGAGGATAGACTTATAATAGAAATCTTAAAAACTAAGTCTACTGATAAAAAGTATCCAAGAAAAACAGGAATACCTTTAAAAAAACCTTTATAG